One Pseudorasbora parva isolate DD20220531a chromosome 8, ASM2467924v1, whole genome shotgun sequence DNA window includes the following coding sequences:
- the LOC137084407 gene encoding carboxypeptidase D-like isoform X1 — translation MSGQRVNRLYSSHKRPLLVLSLLVVYISSIYSVPLGEQEAETYNKYYNYTELTDLLKSLAQKYANIANLTSIGKSVENRSLWVMRITKDPTVDVPGKPKFKYVGNMHGDETVSRQVLIYLLEDLLEKYGEDPRVTKLVDSTDIYIMPSMNPDGFEKAKEGDCTGNDEGRNNAKNIDLNRSFPDQFEEVHMNAEDTPEVAAVMKWILDNKFVLSGNLHGGTVVASYPYDDSVGHELEGTYSRSPDDALFRYLARVYAENNPVMKTGQPKCEENLSETFQGGITNGAKWYDVAGGMQDYNYLKGNCLEITMELSCCKYPPSSKLKTEWDNNREALLAYMEMTHIGLRGFVKAARNEAPLADAVIMVAGINHNVSTSRFGDYYRLLLPGIYNITAVAPGYIPMSVAGVEVIEGKATELNITLVAVTDENPTSPSSPVSPTDASVDSGSTESSSASINKTKVDENLDSWLTVQPQDFRHHHYNDMELFLKKFSSEYSSITRLYSIGKSVQGRLLWVMEISNNPGVHELGEPEFKYIGNMHGNEVVGRELLLNLIEYLCRNYGTDPEVTQLINSTRIHIMPSMNPDGYEMSQEGDISGVQGRNNTNNYDLNRNFPDRFNLITDPRQPETTAVMNWAKSYPFVLSANLHGGSLVVNYPFDDNLEDVIGYSKSPDDAVFRALALAYSQENYQMHDSHPCKELNSYGEYFQDGITNGAAWYNVHGGMQDWNYLNTNCFEVTIELGCYKYPPAADLPKFWEQNRKSLLQFIHQVHRGIKGMVIDSKDGSGIPNATITVDTINHSITSSTAGDYWRLLVPGKYLLNVSAQGYSSVSTQVNVPKEGVVIVNFTLTRIHSYTNGDTTGDTTPILDPSVTEFQSLIKLLSGESGLDTLIKDTPTQSSFRYRRYSEVSEFLRGLTLNFPEITSLHSLGQSVEFRTIWALEISNNPKVQEPSEPKIRFVAGIHGNAPVGTELLLEFAASLCINYGKNAAITKLINETRIVILPSINPDGRELAKEKDCTSTVGMTNVHGKDLDSDFFGNASQRAAEPQPETRAVMDLIQERGFTLSVALDGGSVLVTYPYDKPVQSVENDDTLRYLATVYANHHPTMHLGNTGCPNSSQLGNIPDGVLRAAEWHSHMGSMKDFSVDFGHCPEITVYTSCCLFPPAEMLPTLWAENRKSLLSMLVEVHKGVRGVVKDKSGKPIVGAIIVFNGGVRVFTGEGGFFHAILAPGLHNIEAVADGYQQKSQKVSVSPFEAASSIIIEFDMENDIFGLPRELVVASAAAAMTALVVTACIIWCVCSAKSNRQKDGFHRLRQHRDDYDDEIRLMSMGSKKSLLSHEFQDESESDEDTLYTNKL, via the exons ATGTCGGGACAGAGGGTAAACCGCTTGTATTCTTCGCATAAACGCCCGCTGTTGGTTTTATCGCTGCTTGTTGTTTATATCAGCTCCATCTACTCAGTTCCTCTTGGCGAGCAGGAGGCAGAGACTTACAACAAATACTACAATTACACCGAACTTACTGACCTTCTTAAAAGTCTCGCCCAGAAATATGCAAACATTGCAAATCTGACCAGCATCGGCAAATCAGTTGAGAACAGATCGCTTTGGGTAATGAGAATCACCAAGGACCCCACTGTTGATGTACCAGGAAAACCAAAATTCAAGTACGTGGGCAATATGCACGGAGACGAGACCGTGTCCCGGCAGGTTCTGATCTACCTGCTGGAGGATCTGCTGGAGAAGTACGGAGAGGATCCGCGGGTCACAAAGCTCGTCGACAGCACCGATATTTATATCATGCCGAGTATGAATCCTGATGGATTTGAGAAGGCTAAGGAGGGCGATTGTACGGGCAACGATGAGGGTAGGAATAATGCTAAAAACATCGACCTCAACAGAAGTTTCCCAGACCAGTTTGAAGAGGTACACATGAATGCAGAAGACACCCCTGAAGTTGCTGCTGTCATGAAGTGGATCCTGGACAACAA ATTTGTGCTGTCTGGGAATCTGCATGGTGGGACAGTAGTGGCAAGTTATCCTTATGATGACTCTGTGGGCCATGAGTTAGAGGGCACCTATAGCAGATCACCCGATGATGCTCTCTTTAGATACTTGGCGCGGGTTTACGCGGAGAATAACCCTGTTATGAAAACTGGGCAGCCGAAGTGTGAAGAAAACTTAAGTGAGACCTTCCAGGGTGGCATCACAAATGGAGCTAAGTGGTATGATGTGGCAG GGGGTATGCAGGATTACAATTACCTGAAGGGGAACTGTTTGGAAATCACAATGGAGCTCAGCTGCTGCAAGTACCCACCCTCATCTAAACTCAAAACAGAATGGGACAACAATCGGGAGGCCCTGCTGGCCTACATGGAGATG ACTCATATTGGATTGCGTGGCTTTGTAAAAGCAGCCAGGAATGAAGCCCCTCTTGCAGATGCTGTGATAATGGTTGCAGGCATCAACCATAATGTGAGCACTTCACGCTTTGGTGACTACTATCGCCTGCTGCTGCCCGGCATCTACAACATCACAGCTGTAGCCCCGGG CTACATTCCCATGTCTGTGGCTGGGGTGGAGGTGATTGAGGGTAAAGCAACTGAGCTGAACATCACCCTTGTGGCTGTGACTGATGAGAATCCGACCTCCCCCTCATCCCCAGTGTCCCCCACTGACGCCTCTGTGGACAGCGGCAGCACAGAGAGCAGCAGCGCCAGcatcaacaaaacaaaagtagaTGAAAATCTGGACTCCTGGCTTACGGTCCAGCCCCAGGACTTCCGGCATCACCACTACAATGACATGGAGCTGTTCCTGAAGAAATTCAGCTCTGAGTACAGCTCCATCACACGGCTGTATTCCATTGGCAAGTCTGTGCAGGGGCGTCTCCTGTGGGTCATGGAGATCTCCAACAATCCTGGTGTCCATGAGTTAG GTGAACCAGAGTTTAAGTATATTGGTAACATGCACGGCAATGAGGTGGTTGGTCGTGAATTGCTCCTCAACCTCATCGAGTACTTGTGTCGCAACTATGGTACTGACCCTGAGGTCACCCAGCTCATCAACTCCACACGTATCCACATCATGCCTTCAATGAACCCAGATGGATATGAAATGTCCCAAGAGG GAGATATCAGCGGCGTCCAGGGACGTAACAACACTAACAACTATGACCTAAATCGTAACTTTCCTGACCGGTTCAACCTTATAACAGATCCCAGACAGCCAGAGACCACTGCTGTTATGAACTGGGCAAAGAGCTACCCTTTTGTGTTGTCTGCTAACCTTCATGGAG GCTCTTTGgtggtgaactatccatttgaCGATAATCTAGAGGATGTTATCGGATACAGCAAGTCCCCAGATGATGCCGTTTTTAGGGCGTTGGCTCTTGCTTACTCTCAG GAAAACTATCAAATGCATGATAGTCACCCTTGTAAGGAGCTGAATTCATACGGAGAATACTTTCAAGATGGCATCACCAATGGTGCGGCATGGTACAACGTCCATG GAGGGATGCAGGATTGGAACTATCTCAACACTAACTGCTTTGAGGTGACCATTGAACTGGGCTGTTACAAATACCCACCAGCGGCAGACCTGCCGAAGTTCTGGGAACAAAATCGCAAATCacttctgcagttcatccatcAG GTCCACCGTGGAATAAAAGGAATGGTGATCGACAGCAAAGATGGATCTGGCATCCCCAATGCGACCATCACTGTGGACACAATCAATCACTCCATCACATCCAGCACTGCAGGAGACTACTGGCGCTTACTTGTCCCAGGAAAATACCTTCTGAATGTCTCTGCCCAAGG CTACTCCTCAGTTAGCACCCAAGTCAACGTGCCTAAAGAAGGAGTGGTGATTGTTAATTTCACATTGACCCGGATTCACAGCTACACGAATGGAGACACGACAGGAGACACAACCCCAATTCTAGATCCCAGCGTGACGGAGTTCCAAAGCCTCATCAAGCTGCTGTCAGGAGAATCCGGTCTGGACACGCTGATCAAAGACACTCCCACCCAGAGCAGCTTCCGTTATCGACGGTACAGCGAAGTTTCTGAGTTCCTGCGAGGCCTCACCCTGAACTTCCCGGAGATTACCTCACTCCACAG TCTTGGTCAGAGTGTGGAGTTCAGAACTATCTGGGCTCTGGAGATCTCCAACAACCCTAAAGTCCAAGAACCATCTGAGCCCAAGATCCGGTTTGTGGCAGGTATCCATGGTAACGCCCCAGTGGGCACAGAGCTGCTTCTGGAGTTTGCTGCCAGTCTATGTATTAACTACGGCAAGAACGCCGCTATCACCAAG CTCATAAATGAGACCAGAATTGTTATCCTGCCCAGCATCAACCCAGATGGACGTGAGCTTGCGAAAGAGAAAGACTGCACCTCCACTGTTGGCATGACCAATGTTCACGGAAAGGACCTTGACAGTGACTTCTTCG GTAATGCATCTCAGCGTGCTGCAGAGCCTCAGCCAGAGACACGCGCTGTGATGGATCTGATACAGGAAAGGGGTTTCACTCTCTCTGTGGCTCTGGATGGAGGCTCCGTTTTGGTCACCTACCCGTATGACAAACCAGTGCAGTCTG TTGAAAATGATGATACGCTGAGATATTTGGCTACTGTGTATGCAAACCATCATCCTACAATGCACTTGGGCAATACTGGGTGTCCAAACAGCAGCCAAT TGGGCAACATCCCTGATGGTGTCCTTCGAGCAGCAGAGTGGCACAGTCACATGGGGAGCATGAAG GACTTCAGTGTGGACTTTGGTCATTGTCCTGAGATCACTGTCTACACTAGCTGCTGCCTGTTTCCACCAGCTGAAATGCTGCCCACGCTTTGGGCCGAGAACAGGAAGTCTCTTCTGAGCATGCTGGTTGAG GTACACAAAGGGGTCCGTGGAGTGGTCAAGGATAAGAGCGGTAAGCCTATCGTGGGAGctataatagtttttaatggtgGTGTTCGAGTCTTCACcggtgagggaggatttttccaCGCTATTCTGGCCCCTGGTTTACACAACATTGAAGCGGTGGCTGACGGCTACCAGCAGAAATCCCAGAAG GTGTCCGTGTCACCTTTTGAAGCAGCAAGTTCCATCATTATTGAGTTCGACATGGAGAACGATATATTTGGCCTTCCAAGAGAATTAGTAGTGGCAAGTGCAG CTGCCGCAATGACGGCCCTGGTCGTGACAGCTTGCATCATCTGGTGTGTCTGCTCAGCCAAGTCAAACAGACAAAAGGACGGATTCCATCGGCTAAGGCAGCACCGAGACGATTATGATGATGAGATCCGCCTTATGTCTATGGGATCTAAAAAGTCTCTCCTAAGCCACGAATTTCAAGATGAGAGCGAAAGTGACGAGGACACGCTATACACCAACAAACTCTAA